A single region of the Archangium lipolyticum genome encodes:
- a CDS encoding zinc ribbon domain-containing protein translates to MQCSNCGHSVTDEAHSFCTECGEPLKVPGDEAASTGDESYGSEDYNAGDYAGDYSWEEPPPPPSLFARMDEALSKVLAPVKDVAGQTWEAIQGVMDDPRLRSRLPGGSLTLLGLACVGLALLLSVIPFVAGIGFLGSGVMLLGGLLVAINEWRILSQPGTQEFRTANARTLPASLENLPEETQHPAIAQAYAALTLTHALLMLGTGLVSLLWLLAALVLGYEQGRRFFVSPELDHDPDAGNLRQRLDRWVVVGVVVCSFSLLLPWARGHMPMLGPSGGEQPLATFTQLTLVLLACFALRHRGLSSLHPIVLVIMAVWLTMWFFLMMSPYTVGPWFFLPGLLTLDAVIVLHLFQLRRSGQAAEVSSDLDYRG, encoded by the coding sequence ATGCAATGCTCGAACTGCGGCCACTCCGTCACCGATGAAGCGCACAGCTTCTGCACCGAATGTGGCGAACCCCTGAAGGTCCCGGGGGATGAGGCCGCCAGCACCGGGGACGAGAGCTACGGCTCCGAGGACTACAACGCGGGGGATTATGCGGGGGACTACTCGTGGGAGGAGCCGCCACCACCCCCCTCCTTGTTCGCGCGGATGGATGAGGCGCTCTCCAAGGTGCTCGCTCCCGTCAAGGACGTGGCCGGGCAGACCTGGGAGGCCATCCAGGGCGTGATGGACGACCCGCGCCTGCGCTCGCGCCTCCCCGGAGGCTCGTTGACGCTGCTCGGCCTGGCCTGCGTGGGCCTCGCCCTCCTGCTCTCCGTCATTCCCTTCGTCGCGGGCATCGGGTTCCTCGGCTCGGGGGTGATGCTCCTGGGCGGCTTGCTGGTCGCCATCAACGAATGGCGCATCCTCAGCCAGCCCGGTACCCAGGAGTTCCGCACCGCCAACGCTCGCACCCTGCCTGCCTCGCTCGAGAACCTCCCCGAGGAGACCCAGCACCCCGCCATCGCCCAGGCCTATGCCGCCCTCACCCTCACCCACGCCCTGCTGATGCTGGGCACCGGGCTCGTCTCCCTGCTGTGGCTGCTCGCCGCCCTGGTCCTCGGCTACGAGCAGGGACGCCGGTTCTTCGTCTCTCCGGAGCTCGACCACGACCCGGACGCCGGCAACCTCCGCCAGCGTCTGGATCGCTGGGTGGTGGTGGGCGTTGTCGTGTGCTCCTTCTCGCTGCTGCTGCCCTGGGCTCGCGGTCACATGCCCATGCTCGGACCCTCGGGCGGAGAGCAGCCGCTCGCCACCTTCACCCAGCTCACCCTCGTCCTGCTCGCGTGCTTCGCCCTGCGCCACCGCGGGCTCTCGTCTCTTCACCCCATCGTGCTCGTCATCATGGCCGTGTGGCTCACGATGTGGTTCTTCCTGATGATGAGCCCCTATACCGTCGGCCCCTGGTTCTTCCTCCCAGGGTTGCTCACGCTCGACGCCGTCATCGTGCTCCACCTTTTCCAGCTGCGCCGCAGTGGGCAGGCGGCGGAGGTCTCGTCCGACCTGGATTACCGCGGGTGA
- a CDS encoding serine/threonine protein kinase yields MSSIEPGTTVGRYRVIRLLAQGGMAEVYRAEQALTGGIVRPVALKVIRPEYSESEDFREMFLDEARTACTLSHPNIVHIYEVGEADGLLYMAMELVPGESLAVVERTLRARGERFSDEALLAVGIATCAALEAVHARPNLVHRDVSPQNLLLSAGGSLKLIDFGIAKAATNRNLTRVGTTKGKVGYFSPEQARGKPLDGRSDLFSLGVTLYQLAAGVGPLDAHTSVQSRHTALVRGEWEPLSRVCPDLPRDFSNVVDRAMRVKPEERYPDARSLREALESVALEAGLPVGPGSLADYVRDEGEEVSVASSSPRRLRGGGSTASSTVTAASRTAVRRLPGGTRVWAPVAGVVVGLALSFAGVAFLASRQAPAPVTPPAPVAEAPAPAPAPPETRVAEPAPEAPPDPRATEVAAASETPSRPERTKREPKRVRQQGQVAAAAAPAPVEESLVGEGSLIIGAVPGLGGQVSLPGRELEELPLVLRRWKAGRYTLRFVTTGGPASCEVKVLPERRTRVVFDGKGCKSDLLD; encoded by the coding sequence TTGTCCTCCATCGAGCCTGGGACCACCGTTGGCCGTTACCGCGTCATCCGCCTCCTCGCGCAGGGCGGCATGGCCGAGGTGTACCGTGCCGAGCAGGCCCTCACGGGCGGCATCGTCCGTCCGGTCGCGCTGAAGGTCATCCGGCCCGAGTACTCGGAGTCCGAGGACTTCCGCGAGATGTTCCTCGACGAGGCCCGCACCGCCTGCACGCTGAGCCACCCCAACATCGTCCACATCTACGAGGTGGGTGAGGCGGACGGGCTCCTCTACATGGCCATGGAGCTGGTGCCCGGCGAGTCGCTCGCGGTGGTGGAGCGCACGCTGCGCGCGCGCGGCGAGCGCTTCTCGGACGAGGCGCTGCTGGCGGTGGGCATCGCCACCTGCGCGGCGCTGGAGGCGGTGCACGCCCGGCCCAACCTGGTGCACCGGGACGTGTCGCCGCAGAACCTGCTGCTGTCCGCCGGAGGCTCGCTGAAGCTCATCGACTTCGGCATCGCCAAGGCGGCCACCAACCGCAACCTCACCCGCGTGGGCACCACCAAGGGCAAGGTGGGCTACTTCTCGCCGGAGCAGGCCCGGGGCAAGCCGCTCGACGGGCGCAGCGACCTCTTCTCGCTGGGTGTCACCCTCTACCAGCTCGCCGCGGGCGTGGGCCCGCTGGATGCGCACACCTCCGTGCAGTCGCGTCACACCGCGCTCGTCCGGGGCGAGTGGGAGCCGCTCTCGCGCGTGTGCCCGGACCTGCCTCGCGATTTCTCCAACGTGGTGGACCGGGCCATGCGGGTGAAGCCCGAGGAGCGCTACCCCGACGCCCGCTCCTTGCGCGAGGCGCTCGAGTCGGTGGCGCTCGAGGCCGGCCTGCCCGTGGGACCCGGCTCGCTCGCGGACTACGTGCGGGACGAGGGCGAGGAGGTCTCCGTCGCCAGCTCGAGCCCGCGCCGGCTCCGCGGTGGGGGTAGCACCGCGAGCTCGACCGTGACGGCGGCCTCGCGGACCGCGGTGCGCCGTCTCCCGGGAGGCACCAGGGTCTGGGCTCCCGTGGCGGGAGTCGTGGTGGGCCTGGCGCTCTCGTTCGCGGGAGTGGCCTTCCTCGCTTCGAGGCAGGCGCCCGCCCCCGTGACGCCGCCCGCCCCGGTGGCCGAGGCTCCCGCGCCAGCACCCGCGCCTCCAGAGACCCGGGTTGCGGAGCCCGCTCCCGAGGCCCCTCCGGACCCGCGGGCCACGGAGGTGGCCGCCGCGTCCGAAACTCCCTCCCGGCCCGAGCGCACGAAGCGCGAGCCCAAGCGAGTCCGGCAGCAGGGCCAGGTGGCGGCTGCCGCGGCTCCCGCTCCCGTCGAGGAGTCGCTGGTGGGCGAGGGCTCGCTCATCATCGGCGCGGTGCCGGGCCTGGGCGGACAGGTGTCGCTCCCCGGGCGCGAGCTCGAGGAGTTGCCGCTCGTGCTGCGGCGCTGGAAGGCGGGCCGCTACACCCTGCGGTTCGTCACGACCGGGGGGCCCGCGAGCTGCGAGGTGAAGGTCCTCCCCGAGCGCCGGACCCGGGTCGTCTTCGATGGCAAGGGCTGCAAGTCGGACCTGCTCGACTGA
- a CDS encoding M1 family metallopeptidase, translating into MTHVTEDKNFRLPLSIRPRRYEATLTLDMEAKTFSGQQTLELELEKPSNEIILHANALKLGEVTFRANGKSLKPAEIRPVQVSETVVLRFGEQLPAGAAALDVAWTGRFTEGLRGLYAAGKVAATQFEAADARRLFPCFDEPAFKARWALTVRVPPGLTTLSNGALVKDEQDGPLRKLTFQETEVLSSYLVALVCGPLVGTPEEKVQGIPVRTWALPEKAHLTRFGQDAALAALPRLQDYFGLPYAFGKVDQVGIPDFEAGAMENAGLITYREIALLLDPASAPLSVQKRVAEVVTHELAHQWFGNWVTMVWWDDLWLNEAFATWMAYKIVNDWRPDWRVWLDFDAGKAMALSLDALRSTHPIRGEVRNADEAGESFDAITYEKGGAVLRMIEGFLGEDAFREGMRQYMRTHARSNAVADDLWRALANASSQPVLELANAWIGQSGYPLVAASVEGRTVTLAQQRYYSEPGVRSGERWPVPVVLRYEDGGGVREQRVLLREAQAKVTLEGSGEVKWLCANAGSTGFYRVAYDEKALERLATNLQALEPAERIALLADRWALARSGQATLASFLDLASRFGDEEDDAVLDELVGRLAYVEARLVEGEEQKRFQQWVEKLLGAGLKKLGWDSAPGESDRVKLRRAALVRAVGGVARGQEALAEARPRVTRMLNGDKAALEPNLLDAAVGMVARAGDRPLYEKLLEKMLAEPDPATQRRYLLALTAFEDATLAGEAQKLFFTDKVKMQDVASFVTGLMGNRTGRDAWWAEMQKRWKDVLARTGGAPMLLRRVVESMGGLRERKQLEEARKLLTAHPVEEAKQAMGQTLERLDQDVALRERVMPEVSTWLKRQP; encoded by the coding sequence ATGACGCACGTGACAGAAGACAAGAACTTCCGACTCCCCCTCTCCATCCGTCCCCGGCGGTACGAGGCGACGCTGACGCTCGACATGGAGGCGAAGACCTTCTCGGGCCAGCAGACCCTCGAGCTGGAGCTCGAGAAACCCTCGAATGAGATCATCCTGCACGCCAACGCGCTGAAGCTCGGCGAGGTGACCTTCCGGGCCAACGGCAAGAGCCTGAAGCCCGCGGAAATCCGCCCGGTGCAGGTGAGCGAGACGGTGGTGCTGCGCTTCGGCGAGCAGCTCCCGGCGGGCGCGGCGGCGCTGGACGTGGCGTGGACGGGCCGCTTCACCGAGGGCCTGCGGGGCCTGTACGCGGCGGGCAAGGTGGCGGCCACGCAGTTCGAGGCGGCGGACGCGCGGCGGCTCTTCCCGTGCTTCGACGAGCCGGCCTTCAAGGCGCGCTGGGCGCTCACGGTGCGGGTGCCTCCGGGGCTGACGACGCTGTCCAACGGGGCGCTGGTGAAGGACGAGCAGGACGGCCCCTTGCGCAAGCTGACCTTCCAGGAGACGGAGGTGCTCAGCTCGTACCTGGTGGCGCTGGTGTGCGGCCCGCTGGTGGGCACGCCCGAGGAGAAGGTGCAGGGCATTCCCGTGCGCACCTGGGCGCTACCGGAGAAGGCGCACCTGACGCGCTTCGGGCAGGACGCGGCGCTGGCGGCGCTGCCCCGGCTGCAGGACTACTTCGGGCTGCCCTATGCCTTCGGCAAGGTGGACCAGGTGGGCATCCCGGACTTCGAGGCCGGCGCCATGGAGAACGCGGGCCTCATCACCTACCGGGAGATCGCCCTGCTGCTCGACCCGGCCAGCGCGCCGCTGTCCGTGCAGAAGCGGGTGGCCGAGGTGGTGACGCACGAGCTGGCACACCAGTGGTTCGGCAACTGGGTGACGATGGTGTGGTGGGACGACCTGTGGCTCAACGAGGCCTTCGCCACGTGGATGGCGTACAAGATCGTCAACGACTGGCGGCCGGACTGGCGGGTGTGGCTGGACTTCGACGCGGGCAAGGCCATGGCGCTGAGCCTGGACGCGCTGCGCTCCACGCACCCCATCCGTGGCGAGGTGCGCAACGCCGACGAGGCGGGCGAGAGCTTCGACGCCATCACCTACGAGAAGGGCGGCGCGGTGCTGCGGATGATCGAGGGCTTCCTCGGCGAGGACGCCTTCCGCGAGGGCATGCGCCAGTACATGCGCACGCACGCGCGCTCCAACGCGGTGGCGGACGACCTGTGGCGGGCGCTGGCCAACGCCTCGTCGCAGCCGGTGCTGGAGCTGGCCAACGCGTGGATCGGCCAGAGCGGCTACCCGCTGGTGGCGGCCTCGGTGGAGGGGCGGACGGTGACGCTGGCGCAGCAGCGGTACTACTCGGAGCCGGGCGTGCGCAGTGGTGAGCGCTGGCCGGTGCCGGTGGTGCTGCGGTACGAGGACGGCGGCGGGGTGCGCGAGCAGCGGGTGCTGCTGCGCGAGGCGCAGGCGAAGGTGACGCTGGAGGGCTCGGGCGAGGTGAAGTGGCTGTGCGCCAACGCGGGCTCCACGGGCTTCTACCGGGTGGCGTACGACGAGAAGGCACTGGAGCGGCTGGCGACGAACCTCCAGGCGCTGGAGCCCGCGGAGCGCATCGCCCTGCTGGCGGACCGGTGGGCGCTGGCGCGCAGCGGACAGGCGACGTTGGCCTCCTTCCTGGACCTCGCGAGCCGCTTCGGAGACGAAGAGGACGACGCGGTGCTGGACGAGCTGGTGGGGCGGCTGGCGTACGTGGAGGCCCGGCTGGTGGAGGGCGAGGAGCAGAAGCGCTTCCAGCAGTGGGTGGAGAAGCTGCTCGGGGCGGGGCTGAAGAAGCTGGGCTGGGACTCGGCACCGGGGGAGTCGGACCGGGTGAAGCTGCGGCGGGCGGCGCTGGTGCGGGCGGTGGGTGGGGTGGCGCGCGGCCAGGAGGCGCTGGCGGAGGCCAGGCCACGAGTGACGCGCATGCTGAACGGGGACAAGGCGGCGCTGGAGCCGAACCTGCTGGACGCGGCGGTGGGCATGGTGGCGAGGGCGGGAGACCGGCCGCTTTATGAAAAGCTGCTGGAGAAGATGCTGGCGGAGCCGGATCCTGCGACGCAGCGGCGCTACCTGCTGGCGCTGACGGCCTTCGAGGATGCAACGCTGGCCGGGGAGGCGCAGAAGCTGTTCTTCACGGACAAGGTGAAGATGCAGGACGTGGCGAGCTTCGTGACGGGGCTGATGGGCAACCGCACGGGCCGGGACGCGTGGTGGGCGGAGATGCAGAAGAGGTGGAAGGACGTACTGGCGAGGACGGGTGGGGCGCCGATGCTGCTGAGGCGGGTGGTGGAGTCGATGGGAGGGCTGCGTGAGAGGAAGCAGCTCGAGGAGGCGCGGAAGCTGTTGACGGCGCACCCGGTGGAGGAGGCGAAGCAGGCCATGGGGCAGACCCTGGAGAGGCTGGACCAGGACGTGGCGCTGCGGGAGCGGGTCATGCCCGAGGTGAGCACCTGGCTGAAGCGTCAGCCGTAA
- a CDS encoding site-specific integrase, which yields MGNNREWTGKWKGGRTFNGKDGRPVFVLRKMVQGRAYTIHLDASSETEAEAELALFMRDPEGYSTKREARQQQQESAVYVNAETVGRFLESMRQAKTTERYVGNVGFYLATWAEALAGRDLRTVTLQELLRELARHKTGRKNRITALKSFASWLREQGALALAEDPTVSLKVPATRPEKAVREKGYSIETTERLYRAISGWEFTNFRQEGTRRTTDVQCVRDVLCIHAKTGMHGTEIERLAKGEGKVAVFEDQGEIAATVTFIHKSGNVHRQSIDRQTLAAVQRLQARGAAPVDSHIRRVVARACKTLGIKPVHFGEYRHSFVTWASECGQEVRPKAGGLPLSAIAAVVGHHSANTTKRFYDNVKVPPMIKVPIKLEHPEDPAYLPVRLAESA from the coding sequence GTGGGAAACAACAGAGAGTGGACAGGGAAGTGGAAGGGGGGGCGGACCTTCAACGGCAAGGACGGCCGCCCGGTGTTCGTGCTGCGCAAGATGGTTCAGGGACGGGCCTACACCATCCACCTCGACGCCAGCAGCGAGACGGAAGCCGAGGCCGAGCTTGCGCTTTTCATGCGCGACCCCGAGGGCTACAGCACCAAGCGGGAAGCGCGACAGCAACAGCAGGAGTCCGCCGTTTACGTCAACGCTGAGACCGTGGGCCGCTTCCTGGAGTCCATGAGGCAGGCCAAGACGACCGAGCGTTACGTGGGGAATGTCGGCTTCTACTTGGCGACGTGGGCCGAAGCTCTGGCGGGCCGGGACCTACGCACCGTCACCCTCCAAGAGCTTCTGCGGGAGTTGGCCCGGCACAAGACGGGCAGGAAGAACCGCATTACCGCGCTCAAGTCCTTTGCCTCTTGGCTGCGGGAGCAGGGCGCCCTTGCCCTGGCCGAAGACCCCACCGTCTCCCTCAAGGTGCCCGCTACCCGTCCCGAGAAGGCAGTGCGGGAGAAGGGTTACAGCATCGAGACCACCGAGCGGCTTTATCGGGCCATCAGCGGGTGGGAGTTTACGAACTTCCGGCAGGAGGGGACGCGGCGCACGACCGACGTTCAGTGTGTGCGCGACGTGCTGTGCATCCACGCGAAAACCGGGATGCACGGCACCGAGATCGAGCGGCTAGCCAAGGGAGAGGGCAAGGTTGCCGTGTTCGAGGACCAAGGCGAGATCGCCGCTACGGTGACGTTCATCCACAAGAGCGGGAACGTTCACCGTCAGAGCATCGACCGTCAGACCTTGGCGGCTGTGCAGCGGCTACAGGCGCGCGGTGCGGCGCCGGTTGATAGCCACATCCGCCGGGTTGTTGCTCGCGCCTGCAAGACCCTCGGGATCAAGCCGGTGCATTTCGGGGAGTACCGGCACAGCTTCGTTACTTGGGCTTCCGAGTGCGGGCAGGAGGTACGGCCCAAGGCGGGAGGGCTTCCGCTGTCTGCGATTGCCGCTGTTGTCGGGCACCACTCGGCAAACACAACCAAGCGTTTTTATGACAACGTGAAGGTGCCCCCGATGATCAAGGTGCCCATCAAGCTGGAGCATCCCGAGGATCCGGCATACCTGCCGGTCAGGCTTGCCGAATCAGCTTGA
- a CDS encoding Ig-like domain-containing protein — MRLAMHRWMGLLCTGLLFVGCGGSSSDEPPKPKPSTPVWAEGNPRESNELEPRLRAHAEAGTTLRVYKVPGCFSSTSTEIPVDESGLAEFTISVEANKTTTFSLIAVRDGVTSSCSSSLSYYADTVAPEAPKWSSSTPKASTRNELTLTVSVRYAARVEFFASGDCTGTALGTTVVETSDQVNFPLTVAHGSTTSFTARAVDSAGNSSTCSAVHTFTHDLLPPAPPVLRGAVSSPNSSRTFSLIAAAEPGSTVSVYKSTGCFGGTLGSKAADDKGEASFSIIADSNGSTTFSARTADIAGNASSCSEAFVYTHDGTAPEPVRLRFSPETPANDNAPLFVGTTEPGARVLVFTGSACAGDPFATPSVSTSGSFEVKLSVADDTAASFSAYAIDTAGNMGPCASTRYVEDSTPPAAPSALTLSPGSPNESNSITVSGTSVPSQVLLFTSEGCTGTPLASSAQLWSEGSFSVSATVPENATTSLYVATRDAAGNRSECRGPLVYIEDSLPPDTSSARVADGPSEDLRYQLVSDVSEINWTGFTDANGVVLYEYLLATVPSCDSYFSGTRATTTRTSARITGLSLSERGFYFHCVRAKDAAGSWTPFVVSDGFRVDLSPPSVSDVSPMQGSVEVDIHAPIRFTFSEPVDVSGVTSGLLTLEVAGERVAATVACETSGTSCSFTPVNPLPYRETVRATLAAAVKDPAGRVMQSPVSVSFTTRGRAWQPPREVRPTRPGLQPDVALDGQGQALAVWVQGTSSGAFRPFASRSVAYAGWEPARELDTVHPGDAEHPAVAVNESGFGVAVWELHDGAQVDLYAAEYTPGTGWSEPRLLESGAGPVSAPRVGVDAQGNALVVWRQSDGTEDSLWATRRVQGGGWSSPLLLEAEAGATSVPALAVEKSGRALAAWLQPDSGGGVRVRASHFTPDSGWTPPEQASDLGSGASVAAALSANGSAVLVFRGTDLASGSPLIQATRFVPGEGWSPSTPLGRAVAGGDEPAVTIDRWGRAVAAWTAPGDVSPSSLRLQRFTPEDGWQPVEVTTGRASQPSVAADGQGNFHIVWVGNVSGVDRVYAARYPEGATALAFIGALEPAHGGTSKRPRVRANAAGAAVTAWYRDNGGGFSSNLVYAASYE; from the coding sequence ATGCGACTGGCGATGCACCGATGGATGGGCTTGCTGTGCACCGGGTTGCTGTTCGTGGGGTGTGGAGGCTCCTCGTCCGACGAGCCGCCCAAGCCGAAGCCGTCCACGCCCGTGTGGGCCGAGGGCAATCCGCGCGAGTCCAATGAGCTCGAGCCGCGCCTGCGCGCCCACGCGGAGGCGGGCACCACCCTCCGGGTCTACAAGGTGCCGGGGTGCTTCTCGTCGACCAGCACCGAAATCCCCGTGGACGAGTCCGGGCTCGCGGAGTTCACGATCTCCGTCGAAGCCAACAAGACCACCACCTTCTCCCTCATCGCGGTCCGCGACGGGGTCACTTCCTCCTGCTCGTCGTCCTTGAGCTACTACGCGGACACCGTGGCTCCCGAGGCCCCGAAGTGGTCATCGAGCACTCCGAAGGCGTCCACCCGGAACGAGCTCACCCTGACGGTGTCGGTGCGGTACGCGGCCCGCGTGGAGTTCTTCGCCAGCGGCGACTGCACGGGGACGGCGCTCGGGACGACCGTCGTGGAGACGTCGGATCAGGTCAACTTCCCCCTGACGGTGGCCCACGGTAGCACCACCTCCTTCACCGCCCGCGCCGTGGACAGCGCCGGCAACTCGAGCACCTGCTCGGCGGTCCACACCTTCACCCATGACCTCCTGCCGCCCGCGCCGCCCGTGCTCCGCGGCGCCGTCTCCTCGCCGAATTCGTCGCGTACCTTCTCCCTGATCGCCGCCGCAGAGCCGGGGAGCACGGTCTCCGTCTACAAGTCCACCGGCTGTTTCGGCGGTACCCTCGGCAGCAAGGCGGCGGATGACAAGGGAGAGGCGTCGTTCTCCATCATCGCCGACTCCAACGGCTCGACCACCTTCTCCGCGCGAACGGCCGATATCGCGGGCAACGCCTCGTCCTGCTCGGAGGCCTTCGTCTACACCCATGACGGTACGGCTCCCGAGCCCGTGCGCTTGCGCTTCTCCCCGGAGACGCCGGCCAACGACAACGCGCCCCTGTTCGTGGGCACCACCGAGCCGGGCGCCCGCGTGCTGGTCTTCACCGGGAGCGCCTGCGCGGGAGATCCGTTCGCCACGCCGTCCGTGAGCACGAGCGGCTCCTTCGAAGTGAAGCTCTCCGTGGCGGATGACACCGCCGCCTCCTTCAGCGCCTACGCCATCGACACGGCCGGCAACATGGGCCCGTGCGCCTCCACGCGCTATGTCGAGGACAGCACGCCGCCCGCCGCTCCGTCCGCCCTCACGCTCTCACCTGGCTCACCCAACGAGAGCAATTCCATCACGGTGTCCGGCACCTCGGTGCCGTCCCAGGTGCTCCTCTTCACGAGCGAGGGCTGCACGGGGACGCCCCTGGCGAGCTCCGCGCAGCTGTGGAGCGAGGGCTCCTTCTCCGTGTCCGCGACCGTGCCGGAGAACGCCACCACCTCCCTCTACGTGGCCACGCGGGACGCGGCGGGCAACCGCTCGGAGTGCCGGGGGCCCCTGGTGTACATCGAGGACAGCCTGCCGCCGGACACCTCGAGCGCGAGGGTCGCGGATGGTCCCTCGGAGGACCTGCGCTACCAGCTCGTCTCCGATGTCTCCGAGATCAACTGGACGGGCTTCACCGATGCCAATGGCGTCGTCCTGTACGAGTACCTGCTCGCGACGGTCCCCAGCTGTGATTCGTATTTCTCCGGTACTCGGGCCACCACGACGCGGACGTCCGCGCGTATCACCGGGCTGTCGCTCTCCGAGAGGGGGTTCTACTTCCACTGTGTCCGCGCGAAGGACGCGGCGGGGAGCTGGACTCCCTTCGTGGTGTCCGATGGCTTCCGGGTGGACCTCTCCCCGCCCTCTGTGTCGGACGTGTCTCCCATGCAGGGCTCGGTGGAGGTGGACATCCATGCACCCATCCGCTTCACCTTCAGTGAGCCGGTGGACGTCTCCGGTGTGACTTCCGGCCTCCTCACGCTGGAGGTGGCGGGCGAGCGCGTGGCGGCGACGGTGGCCTGTGAGACCTCGGGCACGAGCTGCTCCTTCACTCCCGTCAACCCGCTGCCCTACCGGGAGACGGTGCGCGCGACGCTGGCGGCGGCGGTGAAGGACCCGGCCGGGCGGGTGATGCAGTCGCCCGTCAGCGTCTCCTTCACCACGCGAGGCCGGGCGTGGCAGCCTCCGCGAGAGGTACGGCCGACCCGGCCCGGGCTCCAGCCGGACGTGGCGCTCGATGGGCAGGGCCAGGCGCTGGCCGTCTGGGTGCAGGGCACCTCCAGCGGCGCCTTCCGGCCCTTCGCCAGCCGCTCCGTGGCGTACGCGGGTTGGGAGCCGGCGCGGGAGCTGGACACCGTCCACCCGGGGGATGCGGAGCACCCGGCGGTGGCGGTGAACGAGTCGGGCTTCGGCGTGGCCGTGTGGGAGTTGCACGACGGTGCCCAGGTGGACCTCTACGCCGCCGAGTACACCCCCGGCACGGGCTGGAGCGAGCCGCGCCTGTTGGAGAGCGGCGCCGGGCCCGTGAGCGCGCCGAGGGTGGGCGTGGACGCACAGGGCAATGCGCTCGTGGTGTGGCGGCAGTCGGATGGCACCGAGGACAGCCTGTGGGCCACGCGCCGGGTGCAGGGCGGTGGCTGGAGCTCGCCGCTGCTGCTGGAGGCGGAGGCGGGGGCCACGTCGGTGCCGGCACTGGCCGTGGAGAAGTCGGGGCGGGCGCTGGCGGCGTGGCTGCAGCCGGACTCGGGAGGCGGCGTGCGTGTGCGGGCCAGTCACTTCACGCCCGACTCGGGGTGGACGCCACCGGAGCAGGCCTCGGACCTCGGCTCGGGTGCCTCGGTGGCCGCTGCCCTGAGCGCCAACGGCTCGGCGGTCCTCGTGTTCCGCGGGACGGACCTCGCCTCGGGCTCTCCCCTCATCCAGGCCACCCGCTTCGTGCCGGGCGAGGGTTGGAGCCCGTCCACCCCGTTGGGAAGGGCCGTCGCGGGAGGGGATGAGCCCGCTGTCACGATCGACCGGTGGGGCCGTGCGGTCGCCGCCTGGACGGCGCCGGGTGACGTCTCTCCCTCGTCTCTCCGTCTCCAGCGCTTCACGCCGGAGGATGGCTGGCAACCGGTGGAGGTGACGACGGGCAGGGCCAGCCAGCCCTCGGTGGCGGCGGATGGCCAGGGCAACTTCCACATCGTCTGGGTGGGGAACGTGAGCGGGGTGGATCGGGTATATGCGGCCCGCTACCCCGAGGGCGCCACCGCGCTCGCCTTCATCGGCGCACTCGAGCCGGCCCACGGTGGCACTTCCAAGCGGCCGAGGGTCCGAGCCAACGCCGCGGGTGCCGCCGTGACGGCGTGGTACCGGGACAACGGGGGAGGGTTTTCCAGCAACCTCGTCTACGCCGCCTCCTACGAGTAG
- a CDS encoding helix-turn-helix domain-containing protein, which yields MTRIAEQSSGSGRDAAVRRRLSKKLGEVARAARVQAGLTQVDVAERIGMAAEVYGRLERGLMLPSVPSLWRLCLTLRIPADHLLGLASEQLPQWAIEPPAERDGVQVRRLMRSVRKLKASQLRTLSLMVAALQREV from the coding sequence GTGACAAGGATTGCCGAGCAGTCCTCCGGGTCCGGGAGGGACGCCGCCGTACGGCGCCGCCTGTCCAAGAAGCTGGGAGAAGTGGCCCGGGCCGCGCGGGTCCAGGCGGGCCTGACCCAGGTGGATGTGGCCGAGCGCATCGGCATGGCCGCTGAGGTGTATGGCCGGTTGGAGCGAGGGTTGATGTTGCCCAGTGTCCCCTCCTTGTGGCGCCTGTGCCTGACGCTCCGGATTCCGGCGGACCACCTGCTCGGGCTCGCTTCCGAGCAACTTCCCCAGTGGGCGATCGAGCCTCCCGCCGAACGGGATGGCGTTCAGGTACGGAGGCTGATGCGTTCGGTGCGCAAGCTGAAGGCGTCCCAACTCCGGACTCTGAGCCTCATGGTGGCCGCGCTCCAGCGGGAGGTGTGA